A single region of the Tissierellales bacterium genome encodes:
- a CDS encoding MEDS domain-containing protein, giving the protein MSFKVSDGSHIVALYTDDEALIKAIVEFFADGLRKNEVCVYGASKETIEKVKFAFQREGIDVNKYIEKEQLYLFDDREVFLLNGKFEPNHMLKCHKNLISGSFKKGFERARVTLEMTWVIDGVPGGEDILKYEALSNSYFNNTDRINAICQYNNAKLSGNQIVELMKIHPSTLLDQDVSANPYFTDPKVEDYE; this is encoded by the coding sequence ATGAGTTTTAAAGTTAGTGATGGATCGCATATAGTAGCACTTTATACAGATGACGAGGCTCTTATAAAAGCTATAGTTGAGTTTTTTGCAGATGGGCTTAGAAAAAATGAAGTTTGTGTGTATGGGGCGTCTAAAGAAACAATAGAAAAAGTTAAATTTGCATTTCAAAGAGAGGGAATAGATGTAAATAAATATATAGAAAAAGAGCAATTATACTTGTTTGATGACAGAGAAGTTTTTTTGTTAAATGGTAAATTCGAACCGAATCATATGTTAAAGTGCCACAAGAATCTTATAAGTGGTTCTTTTAAGAAAGGATTTGAGCGTGCTCGTGTTACGCTTGAGATGACTTGGGTAATCGATGGTGTTCCTGGTGGAGAGGACATTTTAAAGTACGAAGCATTGTCAAATAGCTATTTTAACAATACAGACAGGATAAATGCTATATGTCAGTACAACAATGCAAAATTAAGTGGAAATCAAATTGTAGAATTGATGAAAATACATCCGTCTACTCTTTTAGACCAAGATGTATCAGCTAATCCTTATTTTACAGATCCGAAAGTAGAGGACTATGAATAG